The genomic stretch ATGAAAACGACGCCGGTTGAAGAATACCGGGCGCAAAAACGTGGTGGTCGTGGCAAGCAAGCGGCGGCTACGAAAGACGACGACTTTATCGACAGCCTGTTTATCGCCAATACGCACGACTACATGCTGTGCTTTAGCTCGCGGGGTCGCGTTTACTGGCTCAAAGTATATGAGTTGCCACAAGGTGGCCGCACTAGCCGTGGCAAGCCGATCATCAATCTATTGCCGCTCGAAGACGGCGAGAAAATCAACGCGATTCTGCCGATCAAAGAATTTAGCGAAGATAAATACGTCTTTATGGCGACCGCTGACGGCACAGTGAAGAAAACGCCGTTGACTGATTTTTCTCGCCCTATGAAGCGCGGCATTATCGCGATTAACTTGGAAGAGGGTAATTATCTGGTCGGTGTAGCGTTGACGCGTGGCGCAGGCGGCGCGGTACTAGACGACGAAGCTGGCGACGAGGAAATCATCGACGACGAAAGCGCAGATGATTCAGCGGAAGCCGTGGCGATCGACGACGATCAAGTGATGTTGTTCTCCGATGCCGGTAAATCAGTACGCTTTAGCCAAAGCAAAGTGCGCCCTATGGGTCGTAACTCGAAAGGCGTGCGCGGTATGAAGCTCGGTGAAGATCAGAAAGTGATCTCGCTGCTGGTAGCTAATTCCGATACGCAAATGGTGCTGACAGCCAGCAACGGCGGTTACGGTAAACGCACTCCAGTCGGCGACTTCCGTCTGTCTGGTCGCGGCACGCAAGGCGTGATCGCGATGGATCTGACCGATAAAACCGGTCTGAAACTGGTGGCGGCAAGTCTGGTTGAAGAAACTGACGACGTAATGTTGATTACTACTGGCGGCGTGTTGATTCGTACCAAAGTGGCGCAAATTCGTGAAACTGGTCGATCGGCTCAGGGTGTACGCTTGATCAATCTGGACGATGGCGAGCAATTATCAGGCTTGGAAAAAGTGTGCGAACCAGAGGATGAGGAAGAGGGCGTTGAGGTTGCGGCGATTGCGGATGCCAATGACGCCGAAGTCGGTGATGCGCCTGCTGGTGAACAAACTGAGTAAAATTAGCAATCAATTGATGTTTTAAAAAGAGGGGTTTGCGATGAATAGCTTGTGGTTACCCGTGGCAAACCCCGATTTTTTTGCGCAAGTCGGGCCGTGGTTCATGGCCTTGCCGCATTGTAAAGCGCTTGGGCTGGAGTTGGTAGCGGCCGAACGCGCAAAAGTCACACTGAAATTACCATTCAAAAATGAACTGATCGGCAACCCCGAAACGCGTGTTTTGCACGGCGGGGTGGTCACCTCGTTGATCGATACCGCATCCGGTGTCACGCTCTACACCCTGCTTGATGCGCCCGAAGCTGCCGCTACGCTCGATTTACGCATCGATTACCTACGCCCAGCCAAACCCGATTTGCCGCTGTATTGCACTGCAGAGTGCTATCGCCTAACTGATTCGGTGGCATTTACTCGCGCCACGGCTTATCAAGAAGACCCTGATAAGCCGGTTGCCCATTCGGTGGCAACTTTTGCCCGAACTGCTAGCTAACAGGTGTGCTATGGAAAAACCGATCTCTGCTTTATGTGAAGGTATTTCATCACACGCTATGCTAGAAAAAGCATTGCAAGCAATACCCTATGCAAAAATGCTAGGTGTTCAAGTGCGGGAACAGTCCGGTGAACCCTTGTTTTACTTGCCTTTCGCTGAGCAAAACATCGGCAACGTTTTATTGCCGGCGATTCACGGCGGAGTCATTGGCGGCTTTTTAGAAAACGCGGCGGTGCTGCATTTGATGTGGGCGCGCGAATCGGCTGGCATTCCGCGCATTGTGGATTTCTCGATTGATTATTTACGCTCTGCGCGAGCGCTCGATTTATACGGGCGCTGCGAAATAGTGCGCCAAGGCAAGCGCGTCGCTAATGTGTTGATGACAGCTTGGCAAGACGACCCAACAAAACCAGTCGCAATGGCACGAGCGCACTTCCTTTTAAGTTAGAATAAACCCTTACTTCGCTTTCCTAATTTTGTTTCGAGATTGGCTTTATGACTCAAGTGTTTAATTTTTCCTCTGGACCTGCGGTGTTGCCGGCTGAAGTATTGCGTCAAGTGCAAGCAGAATTGCTCGATTGGCACGGCTCTGGCATGAGTGTGATGGAAATGAGCCATCGTGGCCCTGAGTTTGGCCAAATTTTGGCTGAGGCTGAAGCTGATCTGCGCACTTTGCTCGCGATTCCTGAGAACTACAAAGTGTTATTCCTGCAAGGCGGCGCGCATTTGCAATTTGCGATGCTGCCATTCAATTTCGCTAGCGCCGATAGCACGGTGGATTTTGTAAATACCGGGCATTGGTCCAAAGTGGCGATTAAAGAAGTCAGCCGCTACGCCAAAGTGAATATCGCGGCGAGCAGCGAAGATAAAAATTTCAGCTACGTGCCCGATGAAGCGTATTGGAAACGCACCAAAGACGCAGCGTTTTTGCACTATTGCAGCAATGAAACCATCGGCGGCGTTGAATTTAACTTTATTCCAAAATCGAATGGCGTGCCGCTAATTTGCGATATGTCGTCCAATATTCTGTCGCGTCCAGTCGATGTGAGCCAGTTCGGCATGATTTACGCCGGCGCACAAAAAAACATGGGGCCATCGGGTGTGGCGGTGAGTATCGTGCGCGAGGACTTGCTGGGTAAGGCGCGCAGCGATACACCCACGATGTTGAACTACAAAACCTTTGCTGATAATGGCTCGATGTACAACACTCCACCGTCGTTTGGTATTTATGTGGCGGGCTTGGTGTACAAGCATGTTCTGGCGCAAGGCGGCTTGGCGGTGATGGAGCAAAAAAATATTGAAAAAGCCAATATCGTTTACGCCGCGATTGATGCGTCAAATGGCTTCTACAACTGCCCAACGGCTTTGGCCGATCGCTCCCGGATGAATATTCCATTTACTCTGGCCGACAGCCAATTGGATGCCAAATTCTTGGCTGGTGCTGAAGCGCGTCATTTATTGCAATTGAAAGGCCATCGCTCGGTCGGCGGTATGCGTGCGTCGATTTACAATGCAATGCCAATCGAAGGCTGCCAAGCGCTCGCTGACTATATGAACGAATTTGCCAAGCAACACGGCTAAGAGGAAAGACCATGGCAGGACAAGGCTCGGGCGGTAATGTCATCGCCGCACTCTGCAGTTTCTTTATCCCCGGTTTGGGGCAATTACTGCAAGGTCGCTTACTGAAAGCTGCGCTGATGTTTGTGTTGGCGGGCGCGTTGTGGGTGATCTTTATGGGCTGGATTATCCATCTGTGGTCGATTCTGGACGCGGCTAAGTTTGATCCGAATAAAAATTAGTTTGAGTACACACGAATGTCTGACGAGCAACTCAATTTACTAAAGCAACACCGTGATGCAATTGACGCGCTCGACGCGCAAATTTTGCAGCTGATTAACGAGCGCGCCAAACACGCACATCAGATCGGCGTGATCAAAGGCAGCGGCGTTGTGTATCGCCCAGAGCGCGAAGCGCAAGTGCTAACGCGGATTAAAGAAATCAACCAAGGCCCACTGTCGGGCGAGGCCGTTGCGCGTTTGTTCCGCGAAATAATGTCGGCGTGCTTGGCGCTCGAAAAACCGCTGATGATTGCGTATTTGGGGCCAGAAGGCACGTTTACGCAAGCGGCGGCGATTAAGCATTTCGGCCACGCAGCGAACACCTTGCCGTGCGCGTCGATTGACGAAGTATTCCGCGTCGTTGAAGCGGGTAGTGCAGATTACGCGGTTGCGCCGGTAGAAAACTCGACCGAAGGCGCTGTCGGCCGCACGCTCGATTTAATGGTCGGCAGCTCGTTGAATATTTGCGGCGAAGTGGTGCTGCGTATTCATCACCATTTGCTGCGTGCCAGCGAAGGCTTGGAAGGCATCAGCCGTGTGTATTCCCACGCGCAAAGCTTGGCGCAGTGCCACGAATGGTTGAATAAAAACCTGCCTGCGCACGTTGAGCGTATTTCGGTGTCGAGCAATGCCGAAGCTGCGCGGATGGTCAGCCTCGATCCAAGCAGCGCAGCGATTGCCGGCGATGCGGCAGCGGAAAAATATAATCTATTGAAACTGGCGCAAAATATTGAAGACGAGCCCAACAATACGACGCGTTTCTTGGTACTCGGCAAACAATCCTCTGCGCGCTCGGGCAAAGATAAAACATCTTTGGTCATTTCTGCGCCAAATCGCGCCGGCGCGCTGCATTCGGTGGCGGAGCCATTGGCGCGCAATGGTGTTTCGATGACCAAGTTTGAATCGCGCCCAAGCCGCACCGGTTTATGGGAATACGTGTTTTTTGCCGATGTGGAAGCGTATATCGACGATGAGAACATGCAAACTGCACTGGCGGAGTTGCAAAAAGTAGCGGCGTTTGTAAAGGTACTCGGCTCGTATCCTCAAGCTGTCATCTAGTGGTGTAACACTACTGCGAAGCACGATGACTGCGTTGTAAAAACACTCAAAATCCTCATGTACTTCAGTACATTCCGGTTTTTCGCCGTTTTTACGCCTTGTCCTCGCGCTTCTCGCGACGTTTTCCACTCTCCGCTTTGACTGCTTTATGCGGATCTTGTCTGAATAAAAGGAAGCCTATGAAAGCCGTTACCGTATTTTGTGGTGCCCGTTTTGGGGCGCGTGAAATTTATCGTGAAGCTGCGCAAAGCTTAGGCAAAGAAATCGCCCTGCGCGGCATGACCTTGGTGTATGGCGGTGGTCATGTGGGTTTGATGGGGGCGGTGGCGGAAGCTGCGCTGCAAGCCGGCGGTGAAGTGATCGGCGTGATTCCAGAGTTTATGGTCGAGCGCGAGCTGGGTTACGGCGCATGCACTAAGCTGGAAGTAGTCGATTCAATGCACACGCGCAAAGCGCGCATGGCCGAGTTGACCGATGGCTTTATCGCCATGCCTGGTGGTTTTGGCACTTTTGACGAATTGTTTGAAATTTTAACGTGGGCGCAAATTGGTTTGCACGCTAAACCAATTGGCCTACTGAATGTAAACGACTATTTTGTGCCCTTGCGTGCGATGGTAGCACATGCCGTCAGGGAAGGATTTGTTGGTGACCGTGACGCGGCGCGCTTGATGATGGCCAATGATAGTCAAACCCTACTCGATATCTTGCAGGCTGAACCCAGCCAAAGCGCAGGTGAATGGTGGAAAACTTAGGTTTAGCGAGTCCGAGCGACGCGAAAAGGGCGGCGGAGCTGATTTATCAGTCCGACGCCCCTTTTTACGATTATTGGTTTGCCCTGCCACGCGAAATGACGCTAATGAATTTAGCGCGTCTGTGGCACGAACCCAATGGCAGCTACAGCTACCGCAATGCGCAAGTGCTGCGCAATGCTAACGAAGAAATCATCGCCTTGGTTTTTCATTACCCTGCGGGGTATGGGGCACAACTTCAGATTGACGATAGCATAGAGCTACATACCCTGGCGCTTGATTTGGATATTCTGCGCTCACGGCAGCGTGATCTGGATTTTCTGTTTCCGCATGTGCCCAATGATGCGTGGTATTTGCGCACGATTGCCGTGCATGAAGAACACCGCAGCCAAGGCCTTGGCGCGCGCATGCTCAGCCAAGTGATTTTCACTGCCCGCCAAGCGGGTTTTGATCAACTGCACGTCGATGTCGATAGTGGCAATCCGCGTGCGGTGCAGTTTTATTTGCGCCACGGCTTTGAAGTCTTGGTTGAATCCAAAGTGAAATCACTGACCAAATTTTCATTACCAGCCAGTTTGCGCTTGGTAAAAACACTGTAATTGGGCTTTTTGCCCCGTATTGATTGATAAGGATAATAATGTCCCACGTAGCCCTTTCTTCACTCGCTCCTGACTATATCCGCGCGATTGCGCCGTACCAGCCTGGTAAACCTGTTTCTGAACTCGCGCGTGAAATGGGTTTGGATGCCGAAAAAATTGTCAAACTGGCATCGAACGAAAACCCGCTTGGCATGGGGCCAAAAGCGCGGGCCGCGGTGGAAAAAGAGCTGGCCGAATTGGCGCGTTATCCCGATGGCAATGGTTTTGAGCTGAAAGCCAAAATTGCTGAGAAATTTAGCGTCAATCTCGATCAAATCGTGCTGGGCAATGGCTCGAACGATATTTTGGAACTGATCGCGCACGCATTTTTAAAGCAAGGCGATTCGGCGGTGTTTTCCGAATATGCCTTTGCCGTTTATCCGCTGGCGACGCAAGCCGTTGGTGCCACGAATATCTGCGTCAAAGCCGTTGATTACGGCCACGATTTAGACGCGATGCGCGCCGCGATTCGCCCTGATACTAAAGTGGTGTGGATCGCCAATCCCAACAATCCCACTGGCACGTTGGCACGCCCGGGCGATTTAATCGAATTTTTAGAACTGTGCCCGAAAAACGTGCTGGTGGTTCTGGATGAAGCCTACACCGAATTCTTGCCGCGCGAAAAACGTAGCGATTCAATCGGCTGGTTGAAACAATTTCCAAATCTGATCGTGGTACGCACTTTTAGTAAAGCCTATGGATTGGCCGGTCTGCGCGTGGGTTTTGCGCTGGCAAACCCCGAAGTTGCCGACATCTTGAATCGTATTCGTCAGCCATTTAATGTGAACAGCCTCGCGCAAGCGGCGGCTGTGGCGGCGCTCGATGATCTGGAATTTTTAAAGCAATCGGTTGAAGTCAATGCCGCCGGTATGAAGCAAATTACCGAAGCGCTGCAAGAATTAGGTTTGAGCTTTATCGAAAGCTACGGCAATTTTGTCACCTTCCACTGTGGCGACGCAGCGATGCTGAACCAGTTTATGCTCGAGCGCGGCGTGATCGTTCGACCGCTGGCGGGATACAAAATGCCGAACAGCTTGCGCGTGTCGATCGGCTTGCCGGAAGAAAACGCACGCTTTATTGAAGTATTGCGTGAGGCGATGGAAGGCTAATGTGGTCTTTGGCGGCGACGGTTGAAGCGGATTTTGAGGATTTACTCGCGATTCGCATCGCCGCAATGCGTGAAAGTCTGGAGCGTTTAGGTCGCTTTGACCCCGAGCGCGCTCGGCAACGGCTACGCGCCAATTTTAATCCCGCCGCCACCCAAAAGATCCTCGTCGATAACGCCGTCGTTGGGTTTTACGCCATTAACGAAACCGAGCTGGCTTACTCATTAGATCATTTGTACATCTTGCCCAGCTGGCAAGGGCAGGGGATTGGTGGCGCGGTGCTCACGCAGATTAAGCAAACCTACAGAGGGAAAGAGATTGCCCTGTGTGCTTTGCGCGGCAGCGATGCCAATCGTTTTTATCAAGTACATGGTTTCACGCAATGTTCCGAGTCTGAATGGGATATTGAGTATGTTTTTGATGGGTATGTTCCTGTAGTTTAGATTGATGATCCTGTGCGTGAAGATACATGTGCATGTATATTGCCACACCAGAATTGAGCCTGATCGCTTATAATAGCGGCAATCAATAGAAATAGTTTGAAAGGGATGTTGAGATGGTTGATCGTAATTACGTTTCTGAATACACCAAATTCATGGACAAGTTCCTGCAAGAAAACCCAGAGGTAGCTAAAGGCCAAGTCGAAGGCCGTGCACTGCTGTGGGATAAAGAACCCATCAATCTGGACGAACGCGCTCGTCACGAAGAGTCTCGCGTCAATAAATAAGCGCGCTGTTCTCCAAAAAACGCCATCCCCTGTGATGGCGTTTTTTTATTAGCTATATCTTAATCGCCATTGCTGCGTAGCAAAGTCATATTCAAACACTGAATAAGGCATTTTAGTATCGAGGTAAAACAGTTTTGGAGGATTTTTTGCGGAATAATGTAAGCTAATTTGCTTCTTAAGCTGATTGCTGTCTAAGTCTAATTCTTCAAGTGTCGTTGGATAGCGTTTATGGCTTTGCTGAAACTGCAAGATTTTAATGGCGACAATAGTGGCTTGTTTTTGCCTTTCAGTGCTACGCACATGATGAATGCCGTAGGTGATTGCAAAACCAACACCCCAAATTAATAGAATGTGTGCAATGTAGCGCAATTTGAGTTTGCCTGTGAAACACTGAATGATCCGCACAAGCGTCCATATAAATAGAAAGAAGCCAACCCAGAAAAACCACAGTAGACCATAGTCCATCGCGGCTAGGCTGCTGATAAAGATGCAGCATAGTGTGGTGATGAACAGGCTTTTAGTCTCTGAATTTGAAGCAAATAGCATTGATTAGGCCGTGCGATATTAAAAAAGGGAGGCCATGCCTCCCTTGTGTGGACCAATTGACTGTTTATTTAGCAGCTACGCCGCCAACCACTTCCATGGTTTCCCATTTACCATTTTTAACGGTGTAAAGTGCGATTGCTCCGTTTTTGATATCGCCTTTCTCATCGAAAGTGATCGCGCCAGTCGCGCCTTGGTAGTCGGTTTTAGCCAACTCTGGCAGGTATTTCGCAGGGTCTGCTGAGCCTGCTTTTTGCATGGCCGCTACCATTACTTTAACTGCATCGTAGCAGTATGGTGCGTAAAGCTGAACTTCAGTGCCAAACTTGGCTTTGAATTTATCCAAGAAAGCTTGGCCGCCTGCCATTTTTTCTTTTGGCATGCCTGGTGATGAAGAAATCATGCCTTCAGCGTCGCTGCCCGCCAATTTGATAAATTCTGGCGTTTGCGTACCGTCACCGCCCATGACTTTGGCGTTGATGCCCAGTTTCTTCGCTTGTTTTTTTAGTGGTGCTGCTTGCGCGTCCATACCGCCGTAGAAAATCAGATCGGGCTTGCTGCCTTTGATGGTGGTCAGGATCGCGTTGAAGTCGGTTTCTTGGTTGGTCGTGAATTCACGGCGAACTACTTCTGCGCCAGCGGCTTTTGCTGCTTTTTCGAATTCATCTGCCAAGCCTTGGCCGTAGGCCGTGCGATCGTCAACGATTGCTACTTTTTTCGCGCCTAATTTTACCGCGTATTCG from Chitinibacter sp. SCUT-21 encodes the following:
- a CDS encoding PaaI family thioesterase gives rise to the protein MNSLWLPVANPDFFAQVGPWFMALPHCKALGLELVAAERAKVTLKLPFKNELIGNPETRVLHGGVVTSLIDTASGVTLYTLLDAPEAAATLDLRIDYLRPAKPDLPLYCTAECYRLTDSVAFTRATAYQEDPDKPVAHSVATFARTAS
- a CDS encoding PaaI family thioesterase; the protein is MEKPISALCEGISSHAMLEKALQAIPYAKMLGVQVREQSGEPLFYLPFAEQNIGNVLLPAIHGGVIGGFLENAAVLHLMWARESAGIPRIVDFSIDYLRSARALDLYGRCEIVRQGKRVANVLMTAWQDDPTKPVAMARAHFLLS
- the serC gene encoding 3-phosphoserine/phosphohydroxythreonine transaminase, whose product is MTQVFNFSSGPAVLPAEVLRQVQAELLDWHGSGMSVMEMSHRGPEFGQILAEAEADLRTLLAIPENYKVLFLQGGAHLQFAMLPFNFASADSTVDFVNTGHWSKVAIKEVSRYAKVNIAASSEDKNFSYVPDEAYWKRTKDAAFLHYCSNETIGGVEFNFIPKSNGVPLICDMSSNILSRPVDVSQFGMIYAGAQKNMGPSGVAVSIVREDLLGKARSDTPTMLNYKTFADNGSMYNTPPSFGIYVAGLVYKHVLAQGGLAVMEQKNIEKANIVYAAIDASNGFYNCPTALADRSRMNIPFTLADSQLDAKFLAGAEARHLLQLKGHRSVGGMRASIYNAMPIEGCQALADYMNEFAKQHG
- the pheA gene encoding prephenate dehydratase encodes the protein MSDEQLNLLKQHRDAIDALDAQILQLINERAKHAHQIGVIKGSGVVYRPEREAQVLTRIKEINQGPLSGEAVARLFREIMSACLALEKPLMIAYLGPEGTFTQAAAIKHFGHAANTLPCASIDEVFRVVEAGSADYAVAPVENSTEGAVGRTLDLMVGSSLNICGEVVLRIHHHLLRASEGLEGISRVYSHAQSLAQCHEWLNKNLPAHVERISVSSNAEAARMVSLDPSSAAIAGDAAAEKYNLLKLAQNIEDEPNNTTRFLVLGKQSSARSGKDKTSLVISAPNRAGALHSVAEPLARNGVSMTKFESRPSRTGLWEYVFFADVEAYIDDENMQTALAELQKVAAFVKVLGSYPQAVI
- a CDS encoding TIGR00730 family Rossman fold protein; the protein is MKAVTVFCGARFGAREIYREAAQSLGKEIALRGMTLVYGGGHVGLMGAVAEAALQAGGEVIGVIPEFMVERELGYGACTKLEVVDSMHTRKARMAELTDGFIAMPGGFGTFDELFEILTWAQIGLHAKPIGLLNVNDYFVPLRAMVAHAVREGFVGDRDAARLMMANDSQTLLDILQAEPSQSAGEWWKT
- a CDS encoding GNAT family N-acetyltransferase, encoding MVENLGLASPSDAKRAAELIYQSDAPFYDYWFALPREMTLMNLARLWHEPNGSYSYRNAQVLRNANEEIIALVFHYPAGYGAQLQIDDSIELHTLALDLDILRSRQRDLDFLFPHVPNDAWYLRTIAVHEEHRSQGLGARMLSQVIFTARQAGFDQLHVDVDSGNPRAVQFYLRHGFEVLVESKVKSLTKFSLPASLRLVKTL
- the hisC gene encoding histidinol-phosphate transaminase, yielding MSHVALSSLAPDYIRAIAPYQPGKPVSELAREMGLDAEKIVKLASNENPLGMGPKARAAVEKELAELARYPDGNGFELKAKIAEKFSVNLDQIVLGNGSNDILELIAHAFLKQGDSAVFSEYAFAVYPLATQAVGATNICVKAVDYGHDLDAMRAAIRPDTKVVWIANPNNPTGTLARPGDLIEFLELCPKNVLVVLDEAYTEFLPREKRSDSIGWLKQFPNLIVVRTFSKAYGLAGLRVGFALANPEVADILNRIRQPFNVNSLAQAAAVAALDDLEFLKQSVEVNAAGMKQITEALQELGLSFIESYGNFVTFHCGDAAMLNQFMLERGVIVRPLAGYKMPNSLRVSIGLPEENARFIEVLREAMEG
- a CDS encoding GNAT family N-acetyltransferase; the protein is MWSLAATVEADFEDLLAIRIAAMRESLERLGRFDPERARQRLRANFNPAATQKILVDNAVVGFYAINETELAYSLDHLYILPSWQGQGIGGAVLTQIKQTYRGKEIALCALRGSDANRFYQVHGFTQCSESEWDIEYVFDGYVPVV
- a CDS encoding DUF3460 family protein, whose translation is MVDRNYVSEYTKFMDKFLQENPEVAKGQVEGRALLWDKEPINLDERARHEESRVNK
- a CDS encoding branched-chain amino acid ABC transporter substrate-binding protein gives rise to the protein MTIARYTLITAAVLAMTACGKQEPAATTEQASAAPAAKVEAAPAGDVIKIGHAAPLTGNIAHLGKDNENGVRMAIDEINEAGGVDIGGKKMKLEMISEDDQADPKTATTVAQRFVDQKVAGVIGHLNSGTTIPASKIYSDAGIAQISPSATAVAYTAQGFKTAFRVMANDAQQGKVLGEYAVKLGAKKVAIVDDRTAYGQGLADEFEKAAKAAGAEVVRREFTTNQETDFNAILTTIKGSKPDLIFYGGMDAQAAPLKKQAKKLGINAKVMGGDGTQTPEFIKLAGSDAEGMISSSPGMPKEKMAGGQAFLDKFKAKFGTEVQLYAPYCYDAVKVMVAAMQKAGSADPAKYLPELAKTDYQGATGAITFDEKGDIKNGAIALYTVKNGKWETMEVVGGVAAK